One genomic region from Mauremys reevesii isolate NIE-2019 linkage group 7, ASM1616193v1, whole genome shotgun sequence encodes:
- the IP6K1 gene encoding inositol hexakisphosphate kinase 1 isoform X1: MCVCQTMEVGKYGKNASRAGERGVLLEPFIHQVGGHSSMMRYDDHTVCKPLISREQRFYESLPPEMKEFTPEYKGVVSVCFEGDSDGYINLVAYPYVESEVLEQDDMPERDQPRRKHSRRSLHRSSSVGEHKEERLGLAGDNPESSIQETKSPKVELHIHSDVPFQMLDGNSGLSSEKISYNPWSLRCHKQQLSRMRSESKDRKLYKFLLLENVVHHFRFPCVLDLKMGTRQHGDDASEEKAARQMKKCEQSTSATLGVRVCGMQVYQLDTGHYLCRNKYYGRGLSIEGFRNALYQYLHNGLELRKDLFEPILAKLRSLKAVLERQASYRFYSSSLLIIYDGKDNRAGMFMERRAEMRLKRVDTSLPESLQDDTSTEPSPSALPKVDVRMIDFAHSTFKGFRDDPTVHDGPDMGYVFGLESLINIMEQMREENQ; the protein is encoded by the exons ATGTGTGTTTGTCAAACCATGGAAGTGGGCAAGTATGGCAAAAATGCCAGTCGAGCCGGAGAGCGAGGGGTCCTGTTGGAGCCTTTCATTCACCAGGTGGGCGGCCACAGCAGCATGATGCGCTACGATGACCACACTGTTTGCAAGCCCCTCATTTCCCGAGAACAGCGCTTCTACGAGTCCCTGCCCCCGGAAATGAAGGAGTTCACGCCTGAGTACAAAG GTGTGGTGTCCGTCTGCTTTGAGGGAGACAGTGATGGCTACATTAACCTGGTAGCATATCCCTATGTGGAGAGCGAGGTTTTGGAGCAGGATGACATGCCAGAGAGGGACCAGCCTCGGCGCAAGCACTCTCGCAGGAGCCTTCACAGATCCAGCAGTGTCGGTGAGCACAAGGAGGAGAGACTCGGCCTGGCCGGTGACAACCCTGAGAG CAGCATCCAAGAGACAAAGAGTCCCAAGGTGGAGCTGCACATCCATTCCGATGTTCCGTTTCAGATGCTGGATGGGAACAGCGGCCTGAGCTCGGAAAAGATCAGCTACAACCCATGGAGTCTGCGCTGCCATAAGCAGCAGCTGAGCCGCATGCGATCGGAGTCCAAGGACCGAAAGCTCTACA AGTTCCTTTTGCTGGAGAATGTGGTGCACCATTTCCGATTTCCCTGTGTGCTTGACCTGAAGATGGGGACCAGGCAGCATGGAGATGATGCTTCTGAAGAGAAGGCTGCGCGGCAGATGAAGAAGTGTGAACAGAGTACCTCAGCCACGCTGGGTGTGAGAGTTTGTGGAATGCAG GTCTATCAGCTGGACACGGGACATTACTTATGCAGAAATAAGTACTACGGCCGTGGTCTCTCCATTGAGGGGTTCCGCAATGCCCTCTACCAGTACCTCCACAATGGCCTAGAGCTGCGCAAGGACCTCTTTGAGCCCATACTCGCCAAACTCCGGAGCCTGAAGGCTGTGCTAGAGAGGCAGGCATCCTACCGCTTCTACTCCAGCTCCCTCCTCATCATTTATGACGGGAAGGACAATAGGGCAGGCATGTTCATGGAGCGCAGGGCAGAGATGCGCCTAAAGCGGGTGGACACCTCTctcccagagagcctgcaggatGACACCAGCACAGAGCCCAGCCCTTCTGCCCTGCCCAAGGTGGATGTGCGCATGATTGACTTTGCACACAGCACATTCAAAGGGTTTCGGGATGACCCCACTGTGCATGATGGACCCGACATGGGCTATGTATTTGggctggaaagcctcatcaacataatGGAACAGATGCGGGAGGAGAACCAGTAG
- the IP6K1 gene encoding inositol hexakisphosphate kinase 1 isoform X2 → MCVCQTMEVGKYGKNASRAGERGVLLEPFIHQVGGHSSMMRYDDHTVCKPLISREQRFYESLPPEMKEFTPEYKGVVSVCFEGDSDGYINLVAYPYVESEVLEQDDMPERDQPRRKHSRRSLHRSSSVGEHKEERLGLAGDNPESIQETKSPKVELHIHSDVPFQMLDGNSGLSSEKISYNPWSLRCHKQQLSRMRSESKDRKLYKFLLLENVVHHFRFPCVLDLKMGTRQHGDDASEEKAARQMKKCEQSTSATLGVRVCGMQVYQLDTGHYLCRNKYYGRGLSIEGFRNALYQYLHNGLELRKDLFEPILAKLRSLKAVLERQASYRFYSSSLLIIYDGKDNRAGMFMERRAEMRLKRVDTSLPESLQDDTSTEPSPSALPKVDVRMIDFAHSTFKGFRDDPTVHDGPDMGYVFGLESLINIMEQMREENQ, encoded by the exons ATGTGTGTTTGTCAAACCATGGAAGTGGGCAAGTATGGCAAAAATGCCAGTCGAGCCGGAGAGCGAGGGGTCCTGTTGGAGCCTTTCATTCACCAGGTGGGCGGCCACAGCAGCATGATGCGCTACGATGACCACACTGTTTGCAAGCCCCTCATTTCCCGAGAACAGCGCTTCTACGAGTCCCTGCCCCCGGAAATGAAGGAGTTCACGCCTGAGTACAAAG GTGTGGTGTCCGTCTGCTTTGAGGGAGACAGTGATGGCTACATTAACCTGGTAGCATATCCCTATGTGGAGAGCGAGGTTTTGGAGCAGGATGACATGCCAGAGAGGGACCAGCCTCGGCGCAAGCACTCTCGCAGGAGCCTTCACAGATCCAGCAGTGTCGGTGAGCACAAGGAGGAGAGACTCGGCCTGGCCGGTGACAACCCTGAGAG CATCCAAGAGACAAAGAGTCCCAAGGTGGAGCTGCACATCCATTCCGATGTTCCGTTTCAGATGCTGGATGGGAACAGCGGCCTGAGCTCGGAAAAGATCAGCTACAACCCATGGAGTCTGCGCTGCCATAAGCAGCAGCTGAGCCGCATGCGATCGGAGTCCAAGGACCGAAAGCTCTACA AGTTCCTTTTGCTGGAGAATGTGGTGCACCATTTCCGATTTCCCTGTGTGCTTGACCTGAAGATGGGGACCAGGCAGCATGGAGATGATGCTTCTGAAGAGAAGGCTGCGCGGCAGATGAAGAAGTGTGAACAGAGTACCTCAGCCACGCTGGGTGTGAGAGTTTGTGGAATGCAG GTCTATCAGCTGGACACGGGACATTACTTATGCAGAAATAAGTACTACGGCCGTGGTCTCTCCATTGAGGGGTTCCGCAATGCCCTCTACCAGTACCTCCACAATGGCCTAGAGCTGCGCAAGGACCTCTTTGAGCCCATACTCGCCAAACTCCGGAGCCTGAAGGCTGTGCTAGAGAGGCAGGCATCCTACCGCTTCTACTCCAGCTCCCTCCTCATCATTTATGACGGGAAGGACAATAGGGCAGGCATGTTCATGGAGCGCAGGGCAGAGATGCGCCTAAAGCGGGTGGACACCTCTctcccagagagcctgcaggatGACACCAGCACAGAGCCCAGCCCTTCTGCCCTGCCCAAGGTGGATGTGCGCATGATTGACTTTGCACACAGCACATTCAAAGGGTTTCGGGATGACCCCACTGTGCATGATGGACCCGACATGGGCTATGTATTTGggctggaaagcctcatcaacataatGGAACAGATGCGGGAGGAGAACCAGTAG